From a single Bacillus pseudomycoides DSM 12442 genomic region:
- the acsA gene encoding acetate--CoA ligase codes for MKVETLPVIKGENNLLNYEETYAGFNWEEVNKNFSWYETGRVNMAYEAIDKHAKSDRKNKVALYYQNGSRKEKYTFKEMKEFSNKAGNVLKNYGDVEKGDRVFIFMPRSPELYFALLGAVKLGAIVGPLFEAFMEGAVRDRLEDSEAKVLITTPELLERVPLNDLPALKTVFLVGENAEEGGKLVAFNPLFEQASNKLQIEWLDREDGLILHYTSGSTGKPKGVLHAQNAMVQHYQTAKWVLDLKEDDVYWCTADPGWVTGTAYGIFAPWLVGGSNVVLGGRFSPEAWYEALQDYGVTVWYSAPTAFRMLMGAGEEAIKKYDLSALRHVLSVGEPLNPEVIRWGMNAFGLRIHDTWWMTETGAQVICNYPCMEIRPGSMGKPIPGVKAAIVDNEGNEVPPYTMGNLAIAKGWPSMMRAVWNNLQKYESYFMPGDWYVSGDSAYMDGDGYFWFQGRIDDVIMTSGERVGPFEVESKLIEHSAVAEAGVIGIPDPVRGEIIKAFIALRAGYEASDELKEEIRQFVKKGLAAHAAPRQIEFRDKLPKTRSGKIMRRVLKAWELNLPTGDLSTMED; via the coding sequence ATGAAAGTAGAAACGCTTCCGGTTATTAAAGGGGAAAATAATTTGTTGAATTATGAAGAAACATATGCAGGTTTCAACTGGGAAGAGGTTAATAAAAACTTTTCTTGGTATGAAACAGGGCGAGTAAATATGGCATATGAGGCAATTGATAAACATGCGAAATCTGATCGAAAAAATAAAGTGGCACTTTATTATCAAAATGGATCGCGCAAAGAGAAATATACATTTAAAGAAATGAAGGAGTTCTCCAACAAAGCGGGAAATGTCCTGAAAAACTATGGTGATGTAGAAAAAGGAGATCGCGTTTTTATTTTCATGCCGCGTTCACCAGAATTATATTTCGCACTTCTTGGTGCAGTGAAATTAGGAGCAATTGTTGGTCCGTTATTTGAAGCATTTATGGAAGGAGCGGTGCGCGATCGTTTAGAAGATAGCGAAGCGAAAGTGTTAATTACAACGCCTGAATTGTTAGAGCGTGTCCCGCTTAATGATTTACCAGCGTTAAAAACAGTCTTTCTTGTTGGAGAGAATGCAGAAGAAGGCGGAAAACTTGTTGCGTTTAATCCATTATTTGAACAAGCTTCTAACAAACTTCAAATCGAATGGTTAGACCGTGAGGATGGATTAATTCTTCATTATACATCCGGTTCTACAGGGAAGCCAAAAGGTGTTCTTCACGCACAGAATGCAATGGTGCAGCATTATCAAACGGCAAAATGGGTGCTTGATTTAAAAGAAGACGATGTATACTGGTGCACAGCTGACCCAGGCTGGGTAACAGGAACTGCTTACGGGATTTTTGCGCCGTGGTTAGTAGGTGGATCAAATGTCGTTTTAGGGGGACGTTTTAGTCCAGAGGCATGGTACGAAGCGTTGCAAGATTACGGTGTAACAGTTTGGTATAGTGCGCCAACAGCATTCCGCATGTTAATGGGAGCTGGCGAAGAAGCGATTAAGAAATACGATTTATCAGCACTCCGTCACGTACTAAGTGTTGGTGAACCATTAAACCCAGAAGTAATTCGCTGGGGAATGAACGCATTTGGTCTTCGAATTCATGATACATGGTGGATGACAGAAACAGGTGCGCAAGTGATTTGTAATTATCCTTGTATGGAAATTCGCCCAGGATCAATGGGGAAACCGATTCCAGGTGTGAAAGCAGCGATTGTTGATAATGAAGGGAATGAAGTACCGCCATATACAATGGGGAACTTAGCGATTGCTAAGGGCTGGCCATCGATGATGCGCGCAGTTTGGAACAATCTGCAAAAATATGAGTCTTACTTTATGCCGGGAGATTGGTATGTATCAGGTGACTCTGCTTATATGGATGGAGATGGATATTTCTGGTTCCAAGGGCGTATTGATGATGTCATTATGACTTCTGGTGAGCGCGTTGGTCCATTTGAAGTAGAAAGTAAATTAATTGAACACTCTGCGGTAGCAGAAGCTGGTGTAATCGGTATTCCAGACCCAGTGCGCGGTGAGATTATTAAAGCGTTTATCGCACTGCGCGCAGGTTATGAAGCATCTGATGAATTAAAAGAAGAGATTCGTCAATTTGTGAAAAAAGGACTTGCAGCTCATGCAGCGCCAAGACAAATTGAGTTCCGAGATAAACTACCGAAAACGAGAAGTGGTAAAATTATGCGACGCGTGTTAAAAGCGTGGGAGCTAAACTTACCAACAGGTGACTTATCAACAATGGAAGATTAA
- a CDS encoding GNAT family N-acetyltransferase produces the protein MIHKKIYNARNLKTTRGTLIIEGPVSTHNLEMYEFHPDLVAFRPADQQYKAIVEISKLPEARLIIARHDQTIVGYVTYLYPDPLERWSEGNMENLIELGAIEVIPAFRGCSVGKNLLEVSMMDDHMEDYIILTTEYYWHWDLKQTGLNVWEYRKVMEKMMNAGGLEWMATDDPEICSHPANCLMVRIGNRVDTNSIQDFDRLRFKNRFMY, from the coding sequence TTGATTCATAAAAAAATATATAATGCAAGAAACTTAAAAACAACGCGAGGAACCTTAATCATTGAAGGTCCTGTATCTACCCATAATCTTGAAATGTATGAATTTCATCCAGACTTAGTTGCCTTTCGTCCCGCTGATCAACAATATAAAGCGATTGTCGAAATTTCTAAATTACCAGAAGCTCGTCTCATTATCGCAAGACATGACCAAACAATTGTCGGATATGTTACATATTTATATCCTGATCCGCTAGAACGATGGTCAGAAGGAAACATGGAAAACTTAATTGAACTCGGAGCAATTGAAGTCATTCCCGCATTTCGCGGATGCTCGGTTGGAAAAAATCTATTAGAGGTTTCGATGATGGATGATCATATGGAAGATTATATTATATTAACGACTGAATATTATTGGCACTGGGATTTAAAACAAACTGGTTTAAATGTTTGGGAATACCGTAAAGTAATGGAAAAGATGATGAATGCCGGCGGACTAGAATGGATGGCAACAGATGATCCAGAAATTTGTTCCCACCCAGCTAACTGTTTAATGGTTCGTATCGGCAACCGCGTCGATACAAATTCCATCCAAGATTTTGACCGTTTACGCTTTAAAAATCGTTTTATGTATTAA